DNA sequence from the Alkalilimnicola ehrlichii MLHE-1 genome:
CGCAGTTGCACGCCCACGTCCTGACGCTGGATGCTGCTGAAGGCCTGGCCGGAGTCCTCAATGGCCCGGCCGGTGATGAAGGGGACATTCTGGCCGACGACGATCTCGGCCTCCTCGTTGTCCATGGTCATCAGCGAGGGGGTGGAGAGGATGTTGCTGGCGCTGTCACCGGACAGGGCGCGGATCAGCGCCGCCACCTGGGTCGAGCCCCGCAGGTCGCCGACGCCGATGGCGGCGCCGTCGCCGACCTGCGGCAGGTCGGCGGTGCTGCCGTCGGAAATGGCCCCGGCAGCCCGGATGACGTCGGCGATACCGCCACCGGCGCCGGCGGCCCCTCCGAAGTTGATCAGCCCGACGCCGCGGTCCTCGGACAGCACCCCCCATTGCACCCCCAGCTCTTCCACCCGGTCCTGGGAGACCTCGGCGATCACCGCCTCCACCAGCACCTGGGCGCGACGGATATCGAGCCGGTTCAGCACCGAGCGCAGCGAGCGCAGCACGTCCGCCGGCCCGTTCATGACCAGGGCGTTGGTGCTGGAATGGGCGCGGATGTCCAGCCCCTGGCCACCGGCGTCGTTGCCCCCCCGACTCTCCAACAGGCTGGTGCCGATGCCCTCCAGTACCGGCACCAGCTCCTCGGCATCGGCAAAGCGAAGATAGACCACCTGTGCCGTGCCCTCGGCGGCCACCTCACTGTCAATCTGGCCGATCAGGGCGCGCACCAGCAGGCGGCGCTGGCGGTCGCCGGCGATCATCACACTGTTGGCCCGCTCATCGGCCACCACCCGCAGGCGGCGCCCCTCGCGCTCCTCGTCCTCCAGCTCGCGTACCATGCGCACCACTTCGCTGGCGGCGGCGTGCTCGAGCTGGATAACCTCGATCTCGCCCTCGGTGTCCCGGTCCACCCGGCCGATCAACACCTCGAGCCGGTCCACGTTGGCGGCGGTGTCGGAGATGATGAGACTGTTGGCCGGGCTGTAGGCGGCCAGGTGGCCGTCCTGGGGCACCAGCGGGCGCAGCACCGGCACCAGCTCCGCGGCGTTGACGTGGTCCACCCGGATGACCCGGGTGACCGCCTGGTCCCCCAGGCTTCGGGTGGTATCACCATCACTGGGGATACGGTCCTGGCGGGCCTGGGCACGGGGGATGATGCGCACCGCCTCGGGGGTGGGCACGGCGGCAAAGCCGTGGATCTTGAGCGCCGAGAGGAAGACCTGATAGAGGCCGTCAGCGTCCACCGGGGTCTGCGAGACGATGGTGACATCGCCCCGCACCCGCGGGTCGACGATGAAGTTGACCCCGGTCTCCTGGGAGACCAGTGCCACCACCTCGCGCAGGTCCGCATCCTGGAAGTTGAGGGTGATCCCCTCGTCCTCTTCGGCCAGTACCGGCCCGCAGAGCAGCAGCCCCACCAGCAGCACGCCGGCCCCGCAGCCGAGCCAGCGCCGCGCCCCCGCTATCAGCTGAATCATTGCAGCTCCACTATCACGGTTTCCATCCGCCCGTCCCGGCGGACATCCAGGGTTATCCGGTCGGCGGTCGCCAGGCTGCCCATGAGTTCCCCCATCCGCGCCGGGTTATCCAGACCCACGCCGTTGACCGCCGTCACCACGTCATCATCCCGCAGTCCGGCCTGACGGAACAGCGCCTGGTGCTGGACGGGCTGCAGCCGGTAGCCCTGCAGTCGTCCGCCCTCCATCACCGGCCGGACGTTGACGATATCCCACAGCCGTTCCGGGTTGCGCGTGAGTTCACCGCGCAGGTCGGACAGGGCCTCGCGGTCCACATCGCCCCGCGCGGCCGCCGGGAGCACCCGGGCGGCATCCGACCCACGCCCGGCCTGGGTCCCGGGCACATCGAAGTCGGCGCTCGCGAGCAGTTCGGCCACTTTCCGGGGCAGGCGCAGCAGCTCGTGGCGGCCGTCACGGCGCAGCACCACCCGGTCGGTGTGGACCTGGACCAGGGTGGCGCCACCCGGCACCTCGTCCGATACCCGGAAGACCTCAGTGCGGCCCCGGCTGGCGATCAGCGCCGCGCCCTGGCCCTGGCCGCCACGGGCCAGCACCCCTTTCAGCTCCAGGTTGAGCCGGGTCTCCGGGAGTTCCTCGGTGGCCAGGACGGCGTCCAGCTCGTCGTCGTCCTCGGCCTGCCCCAACAGGTGCAGGCGGGCCACCGCCGCCAGGCGCGTCTCGCCGGCATCGGCCTCATCGCCGCCAGGCGCGGCAGGCTCCTCCGGCCCGGACCACGCCGCGGCAGGCACCTCCTGGGCCGGGCCGTAACCGAGCAGCCACCAGGTCAGGCGGGCACCCCCCTGCGCCAGCAGAATCACCAGCAGCACCGCCAGCAGCCAGCGCAGCCAGTGCCCGCCACGCCCGGTCAGCAGGCCGCCGGCAAAGGCGCCCAACCGCTCGACCCCGGCAATACCCAGCCCTCTGTATCCTGATTCGGCCGCCATGATCACCTCGGTGAATGAGTCCGCAGCATACCGGATGACCGGCAGGCCTTGAAGGGACCTGACACGCGTCGCATCGGGGCCATGAACATGCTGTAATAGGCGGCGTTCATCCTGGGCGACTCTCGGAGTGTTTCACGATGCTGTGGCGTACCTCCCCGGTACTGGTTCTCCTGTTACTGGTGCTTTCCGGCTGTGCCACCACTTCAGGGCCGGACGACCGCCGCGCCGGTACCGCGGCGGAGCAGTACCGTGCGGGGGTGGCGGCACTGGACGAGGACGACCGGGCGGCCGCGCGCGAGCGCTTCGAGGCGCTGATCGAACGCCACGCCACCAGCCGCCACGCCGGCCAGGCCCGGGCGGAACTGGCCTGGCTGCATTACCGCGCCGGCGAGTTGGACGCCGCCCGGGAGCAGGCCTCCCGCATGGCGGAGACCCACCCGGACCACCCCAGTCTGCCCTACGCGCTGTATGTCGCGGCCATGGCCGCGGAGCAACAGTGGGAGGACAGCCTGGCACGGGGTGAGCCGGATCAGCGGCTGGCCCGCCGCGCCTTTGCCGATTACCGGGCCGTGGTGGACCTGGATGCGGAGGACCGCCACGCCGGTCTGGCCCTGGAGGCGATGAGCGCACTGCGCGAGGCCATCGCCCGCCACGAGCTGGACCTGGCCCGGACCCGGCTGGAGGATGGGGCGGCAGACGAGGCGCTGGACCGCGCCCGCTACGTGGGTGAGCACTACCCCCGTTCCGAGACGTTGGGCGATGCCATGGCGCTGCAGATCAATGCGCTGGAATCCCTGGGGGAGCAGGACAAGGCCGGCGAAGTGCGCCGGATGCTGCGCCTGCATCAACCGGACCATCCGGCGGTGCAGGATTAGCCCACCCCGCTGAGGTGATCCAGCACCCGGGACATCGCCGGGTTGAAGCGCGCGGGGTCCTCCATCTGCAGGAAATGCCCGCACCCTGCCAGGCGCTGCTCCTCAATCCGACCGGCCCAGCGCGCGCGGGCGCTCTCCGGGATCAGGTCACCGTTAATGGCGTGCACCGGGCATTCCACCCGCTCCAGCACCGGCGCCGGATCCCAGGCCAGCAGTGCCTGCCAGGCCGGGAGCACGGCGGCCACATCCACCGCGCTCATCTCCCGGCTCAGGCGTGCCTTCAGGCTCGCCGGCGTCCCGGCGGTGCTGGTCTGCTCCAGCAGCCCCTGGATCGCGGCGGGAAAGTCCGCCGCGAAGGGCGCGTAGATGGCCTGCCGGGTGGCGGCATCCAACCCGCCATAGTCGATCACGAAGGTGTCCACCAGCAGCACGCCGGCGACCCGGTCGGGTCGCCGGGCAGCCAGTTCCAGGGCCACCGCACCGCCCATGGAGTGCCCCATCACCACAACGCCCTGCAGGTCCCTCTCCAGCACCAGGGTCTCCAGGTCCTCGGCGTAGCGCGCCGGTGAGCGCGGCTCCACGGGCCTGTCGGAACACCCGTGCCCGGGCAGGTCCGGCAACACTACCCGGTGACGGCCTGCCAGGGCGTCCAACTGATCCGCCCAATAGTCCGACCGGCAGGACCAGCCGTGCACCGCCAGTACCGTCGGGTCGGGGCCGTCGACCCAGCCATGGCGCATCACCGCGCCGTCTGCGCACAGGGTCTCACCCATATTAGTGAACTGCTTCACAGCCAAGCCCTCTCCAAGGGTGCCGGAAAATCCGTACAGCGCTACTCTGTTTGTGGGAAGACTAGACCAGCGTCGCGAAAATGGCAGTGGCGAACCGGCATTGCGGCGCATTCCGGAGCCGGAGGGGGAGTGGGGCGTTGAGTTCGCAATGGGTTAAGGTGAAGGGGCGGTGCCTGTCCACGCTGGATGACCTGGTCGAGACCCTCTACACCGCCGCCGCCTCGTCCCTGGGCTGGGATGAGTTCTTGCAGGCGGTGGTACGGGCCAGCGATTCGCGCTCGGCACGCATGCTGATCCTGAACGCGGACGCCGACCAGGTGACCAGCAGTATCCAGTGGCAGATTGACCCCGGCTATCACCAGCGCTACGTCGATTATTACGTCAATGCCTGCCCCTGGCGCCCCGAATTGCGCCAGAAACCCCCCGGCCGCCTCTACTCCACCTACACCGACTTCAGTTGCCCTCAGCCCGATTATTATCGCACCGAGTTTTTCAACGACTGGGCCGGCCCACAGGACATTCACCATGGCGCCTGCGGC
Encoded proteins:
- a CDS encoding outer membrane protein assembly factor BamD; its protein translation is MLWRTSPVLVLLLLVLSGCATTSGPDDRRAGTAAEQYRAGVAALDEDDRAAARERFEALIERHATSRHAGQARAELAWLHYRAGELDAAREQASRMAETHPDHPSLPYALYVAAMAAEQQWEDSLARGEPDQRLARRAFADYRAVVDLDAEDRHAGLALEAMSALREAIARHELDLARTRLEDGAADEALDRARYVGEHYPRSETLGDAMALQINALESLGEQDKAGEVRRMLRLHQPDHPAVQD
- the gspD gene encoding type II secretion system secretin GspD; its protein translation is MIQLIAGARRWLGCGAGVLLVGLLLCGPVLAEEDEGITLNFQDADLREVVALVSQETGVNFIVDPRVRGDVTIVSQTPVDADGLYQVFLSALKIHGFAAVPTPEAVRIIPRAQARQDRIPSDGDTTRSLGDQAVTRVIRVDHVNAAELVPVLRPLVPQDGHLAAYSPANSLIISDTAANVDRLEVLIGRVDRDTEGEIEVIQLEHAAASEVVRMVRELEDEEREGRRLRVVADERANSVMIAGDRQRRLLVRALIGQIDSEVAAEGTAQVVYLRFADAEELVPVLEGIGTSLLESRGGNDAGGQGLDIRAHSSTNALVMNGPADVLRSLRSVLNRLDIRRAQVLVEAVIAEVSQDRVEELGVQWGVLSEDRGVGLINFGGAAGAGGGIADVIRAAGAISDGSTADLPQVGDGAAIGVGDLRGSTQVAALIRALSGDSASNILSTPSLMTMDNEEAEIVVGQNVPFITGRAIEDSGQAFSSIQRQDVGVQLRIRPQINEGDTLKLEIEQEVSSVSGGIQGAADLVTDLRSVRTSVMVENGQMVVLGGLIDDQLRTRSQAVPLLGNLPGLGRLFRYDRSQVEKRNLMVFLRPVIIRDTAAQERATAEPYNRMRAMQQRFRDEGVPLMPDDAAPVLAESEQFMSLPPAYDDRPESTGPTGRSRGALPPPSRQGFLD
- a CDS encoding alpha/beta fold hydrolase is translated as MGETLCADGAVMRHGWVDGPDPTVLAVHGWSCRSDYWADQLDALAGRHRVVLPDLPGHGCSDRPVEPRSPARYAEDLETLVLERDLQGVVVMGHSMGGAVALELAARRPDRVAGVLLVDTFVIDYGGLDAATRQAIYAPFAADFPAAIQGLLEQTSTAGTPASLKARLSREMSAVDVAAVLPAWQALLAWDPAPVLERVECPVHAINGDLIPESARARWAGRIEEQRLAGCGHFLQMEDPARFNPAMSRVLDHLSGVG
- the gspC gene encoding type II secretion system protein GspC; the protein is MAAESGYRGLGIAGVERLGAFAGGLLTGRGGHWLRWLLAVLLVILLAQGGARLTWWLLGYGPAQEVPAAAWSGPEEPAAPGGDEADAGETRLAAVARLHLLGQAEDDDELDAVLATEELPETRLNLELKGVLARGGQGQGAALIASRGRTEVFRVSDEVPGGATLVQVHTDRVVLRRDGRHELLRLPRKVAELLASADFDVPGTQAGRGSDAARVLPAAARGDVDREALSDLRGELTRNPERLWDIVNVRPVMEGGRLQGYRLQPVQHQALFRQAGLRDDDVVTAVNGVGLDNPARMGELMGSLATADRITLDVRRDGRMETVIVELQ